In Anaerolineales bacterium, one DNA window encodes the following:
- a CDS encoding bifunctional sulfate adenylyltransferase/adenylylsulfate kinase: MAKAKLIPPYGGKLVNLLLEGREREELLARAGQLPSIKITMRNLCDLELIASGGFSPLATFMGKADYDRVLKEMRLADGTLFPLPITLTADPAELPTVGEELALRSANFDLIAVMTLQEIYHWDAGTEAALAYGSTDSKHPMVSEIERWGKVCISGPMQVVNLPKYYDFVNLRHTPAQVRAMLEKMGHDNVVAFQTRNPLHRIHEELTKRAAAQVHGSLIIHPVVGMTKPGDVDHYTRVRTYKALVDNYYDKKNTMLSLLPLAMRMAGPKEALLHAIIRRNHGANHFVVGRDHAGPGNDSTGKPFYGPYEAQEIMKQYEAELGVKMIPFETLVYLPDEDRYVEEKDVPKGANVANISGTQVRDEYLTKGKLLPEWFTRPETAEILREMYPPRHKQGFGIWFTGLSGSGKSATTQVLTTLLLERGRETAVLDGDVVRTHLSKGLGFSKEDRDTNILRIGFVAGEITHAGGAVVCAAISPYRATRAEARKMVGENFIEVYMDTPVEVCEERDVKGLYAKARQAMQDGKPMGFTGVDDPYEPPIDPEITLKGFGSTPEDNARIIINYLEEQGFLLPQK, translated from the coding sequence ATGGCAAAAGCAAAATTGATCCCCCCCTACGGTGGAAAACTGGTGAACTTGCTCCTGGAAGGCAGGGAACGTGAGGAATTGCTTGCCCGTGCCGGGCAGCTTCCCTCGATAAAGATCACCATGCGCAACCTGTGTGACCTTGAGTTGATCGCCAGCGGCGGTTTTTCCCCGCTGGCGACCTTCATGGGAAAAGCCGACTATGACCGCGTATTGAAGGAAATGCGGCTTGCAGATGGAACGCTCTTTCCGCTTCCCATCACACTCACGGCTGATCCCGCTGAACTGCCGACCGTTGGCGAGGAACTGGCTCTGCGCAGCGCAAACTTTGACCTGATCGCAGTGATGACCCTCCAGGAGATTTATCATTGGGATGCCGGCACGGAGGCTGCGCTTGCCTACGGCTCAACCGACTCCAAGCACCCGATGGTTTCCGAAATCGAACGCTGGGGCAAGGTCTGCATTTCCGGACCCATGCAGGTGGTCAATCTTCCCAAGTATTATGACTTTGTGAATTTGCGCCACACTCCCGCACAGGTTCGCGCGATGCTTGAGAAGATGGGGCATGATAATGTCGTCGCCTTCCAGACGCGCAATCCCCTGCACCGTATTCACGAAGAGCTGACTAAGCGCGCCGCCGCACAGGTACATGGCTCGCTCATCATTCATCCTGTGGTCGGCATGACCAAGCCCGGTGATGTGGACCATTACACCCGCGTCCGCACGTATAAGGCATTGGTGGATAATTATTACGACAAGAAAAACACCATGCTCAGCCTGCTCCCGCTCGCCATGCGCATGGCAGGACCCAAGGAGGCCCTGCTGCACGCCATCATCCGCCGCAACCACGGTGCAAACCACTTCGTGGTCGGACGCGATCATGCCGGGCCGGGAAATGATTCCACGGGCAAGCCGTTCTACGGTCCGTATGAGGCGCAGGAGATCATGAAACAGTACGAGGCCGAACTCGGCGTCAAGATGATTCCGTTTGAAACGCTGGTCTATCTTCCCGACGAAGATCGGTATGTCGAAGAAAAGGATGTGCCCAAGGGCGCCAACGTTGCGAATATCTCCGGCACCCAGGTCCGCGATGAATATCTTACGAAAGGCAAACTGCTTCCGGAATGGTTCACCCGCCCTGAGACTGCGGAAATTTTGCGTGAGATGTATCCCCCGCGCCACAAGCAGGGATTTGGAATCTGGTTCACCGGTTTGAGCGGTTCCGGCAAGTCAGCCACCACGCAGGTGCTTACCACGCTGCTCCTCGAGCGCGGACGCGAAACCGCTGTCCTCGATGGGGATGTTGTCCGCACGCATCTTTCAAAGGGACTCGGCTTTAGCAAGGAAGACCGCGATACAAACATCCTGCGCATCGGTTTTGTCGCCGGCGAGATCACCCATGCAGGCGGTGCCGTTGTTTGTGCGGCAATCAGCCCCTATCGCGCCACACGTGCCGAAGCCCGCAAGATGGTCGGCGAAAACTTCATCGAAGTGTATATGGACACCCCCGTCGAGGTCTGTGAGGAACGCGACGTGAAGGGTCTCTATGCAAAAGCACGTCAGGCCATGCAGGATGGCAAACCCATGGGCTTCACTGGTGTGGACGATCCCTACGAGCCGCCGATCGATCCTGAGATCACCCTTAAAGGTTTCGGCTCCACTCCCGAAGACAATGCCCGCATCATCATCAACTACCTTGAGGAACAGGGTTTCCTGTTGCCGCAAAAATAA
- a CDS encoding Gfo/Idh/MocA family oxidoreductase — translation MKYLITGLGSVGRRHMRNLVALGETDIILYRTHKATLPDDELAGYPVATDLTEALKKHKPDAVIISNPTSLHLDVAIPAAKAGCAILLEKPISHSMERLDILQSAVEKSGSRVLVAFQFRFHPGMVKTKQLVENGEIGRVVSAHVHFGEYLPAWHPWEDYRKGYAARADMGGGVVATQCHSLDYLPWLVGKRVEAVWGFTDKLSDLEVTADDTAKIGLRFEDGALGSLHLDYNQQPPEHEFRIIGTNGTIKWNVADGAARIYRPEKKDWDVYPLPATWERNVMFQEQTKHFVGVVNGKAEPSCTLEDGIQVMKVIMAVHESQKAGHLVQLD, via the coding sequence ATGAAATACCTAATTACTGGACTCGGATCCGTGGGACGTCGTCACATGCGGAATTTGGTCGCCCTCGGCGAAACGGACATCATCCTCTACCGCACGCACAAGGCGACCCTGCCCGATGACGAACTTGCGGGCTACCCTGTCGCAACCGATCTGACAGAGGCGTTGAAAAAACACAAGCCCGATGCCGTCATCATCTCAAACCCGACCTCCTTGCATTTGGATGTCGCCATCCCCGCTGCCAAGGCGGGCTGCGCCATTTTGCTGGAGAAGCCCATCTCCCACTCGATGGAGCGATTGGATATCCTGCAATCTGCTGTTGAAAAGAGCGGGTCGAGGGTGCTGGTTGCATTCCAATTCCGCTTTCACCCCGGGATGGTGAAGACAAAACAATTGGTTGAAAACGGGGAGATCGGGCGTGTGGTGTCGGCACATGTCCATTTCGGCGAATATCTGCCGGCATGGCATCCGTGGGAGGATTACCGCAAGGGGTACGCCGCACGCGCGGACATGGGCGGCGGTGTGGTGGCAACGCAATGTCACTCGCTGGATTACCTGCCGTGGCTCGTTGGTAAAAGGGTTGAAGCCGTGTGGGGGTTTACTGACAAACTCAGCGACCTCGAAGTCACTGCGGACGACACCGCGAAGATCGGTCTGCGTTTTGAGGATGGCGCGTTGGGCAGCCTGCATCTTGATTACAACCAACAGCCGCCCGAGCATGAATTCCGCATCATCGGTACGAATGGCACGATCAAGTGGAATGTAGCCGACGGCGCAGCGCGAATCTACCGACCGGAGAAAAAAGATTGGGATGTGTATCCGCTTCCGGCGACGTGGGAGCGTAACGTCATGTTCCAGGAACAGACGAAGCATTTTGTGGGTGTTGTCAACGGCAAAGCAGAACCCTCCTGCACGCTGGAAGATGGAATTCAAGTGATGAAGGTCATCATGGCGGTGCATGAATCTCAAAAGGCGGGGCATTTGGTGCAACTGGATTAA
- a CDS encoding sulfotransferase — protein MLSRLKSAARILLKGEIKKKNRNPIPAIAPEEVAEIKQFFPRDKFFILGHARSGTTLLMRLARLHPEVHCNYQAHFFTRKPLLKALVDSAEIEEWLTRKSNRWNHGRDLSPLVLRAAADFIMERDAAREGKHIVGDKSPSSVIHGQVVRDMQALYPDARIINIVRDGRDVLISERFRNFVEESKFLTAEDKRIISDLKTDPVPFGDGRRSIFTETFIRNIASRWVNDLTETDAEANQLYGEYYHSLRYEDLLKTPFEEMTKLWKFLGVKKINTSLEKQIQTEMSSNPDEQWQAQRNEGIASFLPKGQAGNWQRLFTDKDKHIFKEIAGEMLIKWNYEKDLYW, from the coding sequence ATGCTTTCCCGCTTAAAGTCTGCCGCCCGTATTTTGCTTAAAGGCGAAATAAAAAAGAAAAACCGCAATCCCATCCCTGCCATCGCGCCCGAAGAAGTGGCGGAGATCAAGCAGTTCTTCCCGCGCGACAAGTTCTTCATCCTCGGGCATGCCCGCTCGGGGACGACCCTGCTCATGCGCCTCGCGCGCCTGCATCCCGAAGTCCACTGCAATTATCAGGCGCACTTCTTCACGCGCAAACCGCTGTTGAAAGCTCTTGTGGATTCCGCCGAGATCGAAGAGTGGCTGACGCGCAAATCCAACCGTTGGAATCACGGGCGCGACCTCTCGCCGCTCGTCCTGCGTGCCGCCGCCGACTTCATCATGGAGCGAGACGCCGCCCGCGAGGGCAAGCACATCGTCGGCGACAAGAGTCCCTCCAGCGTGATCCATGGCCAGGTCGTGCGGGACATGCAGGCGTTATATCCCGATGCGAGGATCATCAACATCGTCCGTGATGGGCGGGATGTGTTGATCTCGGAACGCTTCCGCAACTTTGTCGAAGAATCCAAATTTCTGACCGCCGAAGACAAACGCATCATTTCGGACCTGAAAACAGATCCTGTTCCCTTCGGCGACGGCCGCCGCTCGATCTTCACCGAAACCTTCATCCGCAACATCGCCTCGCGTTGGGTCAACGACCTGACTGAGACCGATGCCGAAGCGAATCAACTATATGGTGAGTATTATCATTCCCTTCGCTACGAAGACCTTCTCAAAACTCCGTTTGAAGAAATGACAAAACTGTGGAAGTTTTTAGGTGTGAAGAAAATAAATACATCGCTTGAGAAGCAGATTCAAACCGAAATGTCATCCAACCCCGATGAGCAGTGGCAGGCGCAGCGTAACGAAGGTATCGCATCCTTCCTCCCAAAAGGACAGGCTGGCAACTGGCAGCGTTTGTTCACGGATAAAGACAAGCACATCTTTAAAGAAATTGCGGGTGAAATGTTGATCAAATGGAATTATGAAAAAGATTTGTACTGGTGA